In the Choloepus didactylus isolate mChoDid1 chromosome 5, mChoDid1.pri, whole genome shotgun sequence genome, one interval contains:
- the ADCYAP1R1 gene encoding pituitary adenylate cyclase-activating polypeptide type I receptor isoform X6, with protein sequence MASMAQVCLAALLLLPLATTMHSDCILKKEQAMCLEKIQRVNDLTGLNDSSPGCPGMWDNITCWKPAHVGEMVLVSCPELFRIFNPDQVWETKTIGELGFADSSTLDLSDMGVVSRNCTEDGWSEPFPHYFDACGFDDYGSENGDQDYYYLSVKALYTVGYSTSLVTLTTAMVILCRFRKLHCTRNFIHMNLFVSFMLRAISVFIKDWILYAEQDNNHCFISTVECKAIVVFFHYCVVSNYFWLFIEGLYLFTLLVETFFPERRYFYWYTIIGWGTPTVCVTVWAVLRLYFDDTGCWDMNDNTALWWVIKGPVIGSIMINFVLFIGIIVILVQKLQSPDMGGNESSIYLTNLSPGIPKKAREDPLPLPSDQHSLPFLCVQKCYCKPQRAQQHSCKMSELSTITLRLARSTLLLIPLFGIHYTVFAFSPENVSKRERLVFELGLGSFQGFVVAVLYCFLNGENVKCQKQRSTDNRKPLEALLRQGLEETGS encoded by the exons ATGGCCAGCATGGCGCAAGTCTGCCTGGCTGCTCTTCTTCTGCTGCCCCTG GCCACCACCATGCACTCTGACTGCATCCTCAAGAAGGAGCAAGCCATGTGCCTGGAGAAGATCCAGAGGGTGAATGACCTGACGGGCTTGAACGACTCCTCCCCTG GCTGCCCCGGCATGTGGGACAACATCACGTGCTGGAAACCCGCTCATGTGGGTGAGATGGTCCTTGTCAGCTGCCCCGAACTCTTCCGAATCTTCAACCCAGACCAAG tCTGGGAGACGAAAACCATTG GAGAGCTTGGTTTTGCTGACAGCAGCACCCTGGATCTCTCAG ACATGGGGGTTGTGAGCCGCAATTGCACGGAAGATGGCTGGTCAGAGCCCTTCCCTCATTACTTTGATGCTTGTGGGTTTGATGACTATGGATCCGAGAACGGTGACCAG GACTACTACTACCTGTCGGTGAAGGCCCTGTACACCGTTGGCTACAGCACGTCGCTCGTCACCCTCACCACTGCCATGGTCATCCTGTGTCGCTTCCG GAAGCTACACTGCACTCGCAACTTCATTCACATGAACCTGTTTGTGTCGTTCATGCTGAGGGCCATCTCCGTCTTCATCAAAGACTGGATCCTGTATGCAGAGCAGGACAACAACCACTGCTTCATCTCCACC GTGGAATGCAAGGCCATTGTGGTTTTCTTCCACTACTGTGTGGTGTCCAACTACTTCTGGCTGTTCATCGAGGGCCTGTACCTCTTCACCCTGCTGGTAGAGACCTTCTTCCCTGAGAGGAGATACTTCTACTGGTACACCATTATCGGCTGGG GTACCCCGACTGTGTGTGTGACAGTGTGGGCCGTGCTGAGGCTCTACTTCGATGACACAGG CTGCTGGGATATGAACGACAACACGGCTCTGTGGTGGGTGATCAAAGGACCGGTGATTGGCTCCATAATG ATTAACTTTGTGCTTTTCATCGGCATCATCGTCATCCTTGTGCAGAAACTTCAGTCTCCAGACATGGGAGGCAACGAGTCCAGCATCTACTT AACAAATTTAAGCCCGGGAATTCCCAAGAAAGCCCGAGAGGATCCCCTGCCTCTGCCCTCAGACCAGCATTCACTCCCTTTCCT CTGCGTGCAGAAATGCTACTGCAAGCCACAGCGGGCTCAGCAGCACTCTTGCAAGATGTCAGAACTGTCCACCATTACTCT ACGGCTGGCCCGGTCCACCCTGCTGCTCATCCCGCTCTTCGGCATCCACTACACGGTGTTTGCCTTCTCCCCGGAGAATGTCAGCAAGAGGGAGCGACTCGTGTTTGAGCTGGGGCTGGGCTCCTTCCAG